Sequence from the Penaeus vannamei isolate JL-2024 unplaced genomic scaffold, ASM4276789v1 unanchor2375, whole genome shotgun sequence genome:
AGGTCCCCAGCCGAAAGGAGACCGGAAGTCCCCCAAGGGGCCGAGGGAGCCAGGAAGTGCCCGAGCCCGGGGAGGAGACAAGGAAGTCGCCCGACCccgagaggagacccaggaagtcgcccggggccgagaaggagacccaggaagtccccctggccgagaaggagaccaggaagtccccaaaaaaaggccgagaaggagacccaggaagtcccctgaGCCAAAAAGGGAGCCCACGTCCCCCAAgagggaaggagacccaggaacccCCGAGGCCAAGAAGGAGCcccggaagtcccccaagaggccaagaaggagacccaggatgtcccaaagagcccgagaaggagccccaggaagtccccaaaacccgagaaggagacccaggaagtccccaaaggccgaggagacccaggaagcccccAAGCCCAAGAAGGAGCCCCAAGAAGTCCCCaaaacccgagaaggagacccaggaagtccccaagaGCCGAAAGGAGACcagaaaccccccaaaaacccgagaaggagacccaggaagtcccaagAGGCCGAGGGGGCCCAAAGAAGTCCCGAGCCCAGAGGGACCAATTTCCCCcaaacccaaaaaaacaaaattaaataaaaaaaaaaaaagttttttaaaataaaaaaaaaatttttaaaaaaaaaaagaaaaaattaaaaaaaaaaaaaatttttaaaaaaaaaaatataaataaaaaaaaaagaccaaacccaaaccaacccaa
This genomic interval carries:
- the LOC138861187 gene encoding serine/arginine repetitive matrix protein 1-like, with amino-acid sequence EVPQDRGGAPGSPQDRGGDPGKSPRGREKQESPKTEGEPRKSPKGQRGDPGSPPKGAPRREPQEVPPKGGAPRREPQEVPEPEKETQEVPEPEKETQEVPAPEKTRFSPKGGPRKEPPGGPQPKGDRKSPKGPREPGSARARGGDKEVARPREETQEVARGREGDPGSPPGREGDQEVPKKRPRRRPRKSPEPKREPTSPKREGDPGTPEAKKEPRKSPKRPRRRPRMSQRAREGAPGSPQNPRRRPRKSPKAEETQEAPKPKKEPQEVPKTREGDPGSPQEPKGDQKPPKNPRRRPRKSQEAEGAQRSPEPRGTNFPQTQKNKIK